A region of the Pedococcus aerophilus genome:
CAGTGACCCACGTGCTCGGCTGCCACATCGAGATGAGCACCACCCCGGGCGTGGACTACCCGATCCGCACCACCTTCCAGCCGGACGAGCCGCCGCTGGAGATGACCGTCGACCAGCTCCGTGACGTGGCTCGGGCGCTGGCGGAGGCCGGCGATCGTCGCGGCCGCCACGTCTTCGCGCACTTCGTCCTGCACCTCGACGGCTAGGCGGGACGACCAGGTCCGCAGTCGGCTCGGCAGTCGGCGGTCGCTGACAGACTCGGGGCATGCCCCGCTCGCCGCGCATCGAGCCTTCCGGTGACTTGGTCGCCCGCGTGGCCGCCACGGCGCTGGCGCTGCCCGAGGCCTACGAGGAGGACGCCTGGACCGGCGTGAGGTGGCGCGTCCGGAGCAAGACCTTCGCGCACATCCTCGTCGCCCAGGAGGGCTACACCTCGGCCTACCGCGATCTAACGGGAGTGACCGCGCCGACCACCGTGCTGACCTTCCAGTCGTCCGGTGACGAGCTGTCAGCCCTGGCCCACGCCGGACCGCCGTTCTACAAGCCCCCGTGGTCACCCACCGTCATCGGCATGGTGCTCGACGAGGACTCCGACTGGGACGAGGTCGCCGAGCTCGTGACCGAGAGCTACCGCTTTTGCGCTCCTCAGATGTTGAGGCGGCGGCTGGATGGTGGGGACGAGCGTCCCGCCGGGGCACGAGCCCCGTAGGTCGCGCCGGTGAGAGAGGGCGAGGAGGGTGACGCACACCGCCCTACCCAGCCCGAGGACAGCAAGAAGAGCGGGCATCCGGCCAGGGGCGCAGTCCCGGAGGGACCCTGGACAGAGCCGCGACCACAATTCGGTTGCCCACCCACCGACGGCACTGACACCCTCGCTCAATGGCCAGCAGCACCGCCCGGACGCTCTTCGACCGGTTCGACCAGACCGCCGTCGCGGTGGTGCAGGCACGGCCTGAGGCGGATCCGACGATGATCAAGGAGATCTTCGAGGAAGCGGCGACTCTGCTGCACAACGGGATCGCTCTCGACCACCTCGACGACCATGACGCCGACATCGTCATCGCCGGGCTGTGCATCGCGCTCAGCGATGCGGACGTGACGACCGCCCTGTTGACCCTGTTCTACGCCGCCACCGACGAGCCCGACGGCCTTCACGACCCCGCAGGCGCCGCCCTGGCCTACGAGAATGTCCTGAGGATCCTGCAACTCTGAGGGCCCCCCGAAGAGCGTCGCGTCGTCGCCCTCGCCCACGCCCAAGAGCCACGCCTGGCTCCGTCGCCGCGGGTAAGTGCCGCGGCGAGGAGGGGCGAGCCGTCGGGGAAGTCCTTGGTCTCTGTGGTCGCTTCAGCGGTTGACCAGCCTGTCAGGGGCGGTTGGTGGCGACCCACGC
Encoded here:
- a CDS encoding MmcQ/YjbR family DNA-binding protein, coding for MPRSPRIEPSGDLVARVAATALALPEAYEEDAWTGVRWRVRSKTFAHILVAQEGYTSAYRDLTGVTAPTTVLTFQSSGDELSALAHAGPPFYKPPWSPTVIGMVLDEDSDWDEVAELVTESYRFCAPQMLRRRLDGGDERPAGARAP